The proteins below are encoded in one region of Ferrimicrobium sp.:
- the gnd gene encoding phosphogluconate dehydrogenase (NAD(+)-dependent, decarboxylating), with the protein MQLGIIGLGRMGMNMGLRLQAGDVEVLGYDASAEARQAAQKEGLSCAGNLNEFVEGLTTPRAVWLMVPAGVTERVLDQLIEVLDRDDVVIDGGNGFYRDDQTHAAKLAKHGIHHMDAGTSGGVWGRERGYCLMVGGEKKIFERIEKIFAVLAPGVDSAPRTDSASKVRQAELGYLYCGDHGAGHFVKMVHNGIEYGMMASLAEGFAILQGADIGTRAQDASAEVAPLHDPTAYQYDIPVAEVAELWRRGSVVASWLLDLAADALRRDPTLDTFKGRVSDSGEGRWTVNAAIDEGVPAPTIAASLFSRFASQGSGAFADKVLSALRKEFGGHDELPSA; encoded by the coding sequence GTGCAGCTAGGAATCATCGGGTTGGGCCGTATGGGGATGAATATGGGTCTCAGGTTGCAAGCAGGAGACGTCGAGGTCTTGGGCTATGATGCTTCGGCTGAGGCACGTCAGGCAGCCCAGAAGGAAGGGCTGTCCTGTGCTGGGAACCTAAACGAATTTGTCGAGGGCCTCACAACGCCGCGAGCGGTATGGTTGATGGTTCCTGCAGGCGTCACTGAACGGGTGCTCGACCAGTTGATCGAGGTCCTTGATCGCGATGACGTCGTCATTGATGGCGGTAATGGGTTTTACCGCGACGACCAAACGCACGCGGCGAAGTTGGCGAAGCATGGTATTCATCATATGGATGCGGGGACAAGCGGTGGTGTTTGGGGGCGCGAACGGGGTTATTGCCTGATGGTCGGTGGCGAAAAGAAGATTTTCGAACGAATCGAGAAGATCTTTGCGGTCTTAGCACCTGGTGTCGACTCAGCACCGCGAACGGATTCTGCCAGCAAGGTACGTCAGGCGGAGCTTGGTTACCTCTACTGTGGTGATCACGGCGCCGGTCATTTTGTGAAGATGGTCCATAACGGGATTGAGTACGGGATGATGGCGTCATTGGCCGAGGGTTTCGCGATCCTTCAAGGTGCTGATATTGGGACACGAGCCCAAGATGCGAGTGCCGAAGTGGCTCCGCTCCATGACCCGACCGCCTACCAGTACGACATCCCCGTGGCCGAGGTGGCAGAGTTGTGGCGCAGGGGGAGCGTCGTTGCCTCTTGGTTGCTCGATCTCGCTGCAGATGCGCTTCGACGTGATCCTACGCTCGACACCTTCAAAGGAAGAGTTTCAGACTCGGGTGAGGGGCGCTGGACGGTGAATGCAGCTATTGATGAGGGGGTGCCTGCCCCAACGATTGCCGCATCGCTCTTTTCGCGCTTCGCTTCCCAGGGTTCGGGAGCCTTCGCGGACAAGGTCCTGTCCGCCTTGCGAAAGGAATTCGGCGGTCACGACGAGTTGCCCAGCGCCTAG
- a CDS encoding CoA transferase, with amino-acid sequence MEPEGARSSENHGPLTGLLVADFSRILAGPYATMLLGDLGATVIKVEAPSGDDTRTWKPPVRGDISTYYLGINRNKRSIVLNLGDDEDRGLAQQLAGRSDVLLENFKPGQIARFGLDYETLSQRNPGLVFASISGFGTRPPGSEMMGYDLMIQAMSGLMSLTGERDGPAYRAGISVIDIIAGLHLSMGILAALHERANSGLGQHVEVSLLTSALSGLANHTAAVTMGGVVPFRMGNAHPSLYPYDPFATKDGELIVIAANDGQFHSLTTALGVPQLADDPRFCHNELRTANRDLLGPILQERLRTKTSDEWFTLLTAVGVPCAPINTVDQGIAFAKQVGLEPTVLVGDEENRLEMIRNPITFSATPPSYRHPPPALGADGDAVRAWLLGEAELDEPT; translated from the coding sequence GTGGAGCCAGAGGGTGCTCGCTCCAGTGAGAATCATGGTCCTTTAACAGGGCTCTTGGTCGCGGATTTTTCGCGGATTCTCGCCGGTCCTTATGCCACCATGCTCCTTGGTGATCTTGGCGCTACAGTGATCAAAGTTGAGGCACCATCTGGTGATGATACCCGCACCTGGAAACCACCAGTGCGTGGTGATATCTCGACCTATTATCTGGGGATTAATAGGAATAAACGCTCGATTGTCCTCAATCTGGGCGATGACGAGGATAGGGGGCTCGCGCAACAGCTCGCCGGGCGTTCTGACGTGTTGCTCGAGAACTTTAAACCGGGACAGATTGCTCGTTTTGGACTTGATTACGAGACCCTGTCTCAGCGGAATCCGGGGCTTGTCTTTGCATCCATCTCAGGTTTTGGGACGAGGCCACCGGGCTCGGAGATGATGGGATATGACCTGATGATCCAGGCGATGTCAGGACTGATGAGTCTGACAGGTGAGCGAGACGGGCCAGCCTATCGAGCTGGCATCTCGGTGATCGATATCATCGCTGGATTGCACCTTTCGATGGGCATTTTGGCAGCGCTCCATGAACGGGCGAACTCCGGTCTTGGCCAACACGTCGAGGTGAGCCTGCTGACCTCTGCACTATCTGGTCTCGCTAACCATACCGCGGCCGTAACCATGGGTGGGGTGGTTCCATTTCGCATGGGTAACGCACATCCGAGTCTCTACCCGTACGATCCCTTTGCAACCAAAGACGGCGAGTTGATCGTGATCGCCGCAAATGACGGACAGTTCCACTCGTTGACTACCGCTCTTGGAGTACCCCAACTCGCGGATGATCCAAGGTTCTGCCATAACGAATTGCGTACCGCCAATCGAGACCTTCTTGGTCCGATCCTCCAGGAGCGACTGCGCACCAAGACCTCTGATGAGTGGTTTACTCTTTTGACGGCTGTTGGCGTTCCATGCGCGCCGATCAACACCGTCGATCAAGGCATTGCGTTCGCCAAACAGGTTGGCCTTGAACCGACAGTTTTGGTGGGGGATGAGGAGAACCGCCTAGAGATGATTCGTAACCCGATCACCTTCTCCGCGACGCCGCCGAGTTATCGACATCCCCCGCCCGCACTTGGGGCTGACGGTGATGCGGTCCGTGCTTGGCTGCTTGGCGAAGCCGAACTTGATGAACCAACATGA